Proteins encoded in a region of the Planococcus shixiaomingii genome:
- a CDS encoding phospholipase D family protein, with protein sequence MNREKWSRRKKVLVSLTAVFAILYIGVMLWHTYKPLPEGVSFEGEMHNVESIDMLYDLSYAQDKKGTQTEHELQIFDEINGVIDRADDFIVVDFFLFDNYNDQKIDFPKVAGTLTEHLLEKKEKDPEFPIYFITDPVNKGYGSYESELIDSLKDAGVEVIYTDLTVLRDSVPIYSGLYRIFFQWFDFGEEGWIANGMSSEAPKMALSSYAELMNVKANHRKTVITEKEAIVSSANPHDASGFHGNMAFKVSGPVINDMLESEEAVSKLSGGPDLPRAETQQQEGPYQAQYVTEKKILDALLKDIADTKKGDTIWLAMFFISESDILKALTDAADRGVEVQMILDPNENSFGNKKTGLPNRPAANEMLREASDHLQVRWYNAVVGQFHTKTIMIQREEETIISAGAANYTERALDNYNLESNIRIIAPNDSELAEEMDVYFHRLWDNEDALYTLDTGEYQSNFSFFQRSIYGFQKVFKLTTY encoded by the coding sequence ATGAACAGAGAGAAATGGAGCAGGAGAAAAAAAGTGCTAGTTAGTTTAACAGCTGTTTTTGCCATATTGTACATAGGTGTAATGTTATGGCATACGTATAAACCATTGCCTGAAGGTGTATCTTTTGAAGGAGAGATGCACAATGTGGAAAGTATAGATATGCTGTATGACTTGTCGTATGCCCAAGATAAAAAAGGGACGCAGACCGAGCATGAACTGCAGATTTTCGATGAAATCAATGGAGTAATCGACCGGGCTGACGATTTTATTGTAGTGGATTTTTTCTTATTTGATAATTACAACGACCAAAAAATCGATTTCCCAAAAGTTGCGGGGACGTTGACCGAGCATTTACTGGAGAAAAAAGAAAAAGATCCGGAATTCCCGATTTATTTTATTACCGATCCGGTCAATAAAGGCTATGGATCTTATGAAAGCGAACTGATCGACAGCTTGAAAGATGCCGGGGTAGAAGTCATTTATACGGATTTGACGGTGCTTCGTGACTCGGTTCCAATCTATTCAGGCTTATACCGGATTTTCTTCCAGTGGTTTGATTTCGGGGAAGAGGGCTGGATCGCCAATGGCATGTCGAGCGAAGCTCCAAAAATGGCCTTGTCATCCTATGCGGAATTGATGAATGTCAAAGCCAATCACCGCAAAACGGTCATTACGGAAAAAGAGGCGATTGTCAGTTCCGCCAATCCGCATGACGCAAGTGGTTTTCATGGCAATATGGCCTTCAAAGTGAGCGGGCCAGTCATCAACGACATGCTTGAATCAGAAGAAGCGGTTTCCAAATTGTCGGGCGGCCCCGACTTGCCTAGAGCGGAGACGCAACAGCAAGAGGGACCGTATCAAGCCCAGTATGTTACCGAGAAGAAAATTCTCGACGCTTTGCTTAAAGACATCGCTGACACGAAAAAAGGAGATACGATTTGGTTGGCTATGTTCTTCATTTCTGAATCGGATATCTTGAAAGCCTTAACAGATGCGGCTGACCGCGGTGTCGAAGTCCAAATGATTCTCGACCCCAACGAAAATTCCTTTGGCAATAAAAAAACGGGGCTGCCAAACCGGCCGGCTGCCAACGAAATGCTGAGAGAAGCTAGCGATCATCTGCAAGTGCGCTGGTACAATGCAGTGGTTGGGCAATTCCATACAAAAACGATTATGATTCAAAGAGAAGAAGAAACGATCATTTCTGCCGGCGCGGCGAATTATACAGAACGGGCGCTGGACAATTATAATCTGGAAAGCAACATCCGGATCATTGCGCCGAATGACAGTGAATTGGCGGAAGAAATGGATGTTTACTTCCATCGTCTGTGGGACAACGAGGATGCTTTGTATACACTGGACACCGGCGAATACCAGAGCAACTTCTCCTTTTTCCAGCGCAGCATATACGGCTTTCAAAAAGTCTTTAAGTTAACGACGTACTAA
- a CDS encoding ABC-F family ATP-binding cassette domain-containing protein, with protein sequence MSLLTVENLSHTFGDRTLFNNVSFRLVEGEHVGLVGANGVGKSTLMNILTGNLIHDDGRVEWQPKTHYGYLDQHTQLTPGRSIRETMQDAFLPLYKKEQELNDIAMQMGDASPERLEELLEEMAEVQDALDAGDFYTLDVKIEEIARGLGLDAIGLERNVEALSGGQRTKLLLAKLLLEKPKVLLLDEPTNYLDEEHIQWLVNYLKNYPHAFLLISHDTEFMSSVTGVIFHLEFSRLSRYTATYEKFIELAELAKQQHLDAYEKQADMIKKTETFIAKNKARASTTGRAKSRQKLLDRMDRIDKPEIAAKPQFGFKETRSPSRYVVEAEELVIGYDKALMPPLSFMIERGEKIALVGMNGVGKSTLLKTMLGKVKPLDGEVILGEYLTPSYFEQEVKAPTHTPLDEIWNAYPSMEQGQVRGALARTGLKSEHISRSMAQLSGGEQAKVRLCKLMLEESNWLLFDEPTNHLDIDAKAELKRAMQAYKGTIVLVSHEPEFYEGLATKVWDVEEWINAGKQPQEQK encoded by the coding sequence ATGAGTTTATTGACAGTAGAAAACTTGAGCCACACGTTCGGTGACCGCACGCTTTTCAACAATGTGTCATTTCGTTTGGTCGAAGGCGAACATGTTGGCCTAGTTGGCGCAAACGGGGTCGGAAAATCGACCTTGATGAATATTTTGACCGGGAATTTAATCCACGATGATGGCCGTGTAGAATGGCAGCCAAAAACCCATTACGGATATTTGGACCAGCACACACAGCTTACACCGGGACGGTCGATCCGTGAAACGATGCAAGATGCGTTCTTGCCTTTATATAAGAAAGAACAAGAGTTGAATGATATCGCCATGCAGATGGGCGATGCCAGCCCGGAACGCCTTGAAGAGTTATTGGAAGAAATGGCTGAAGTGCAAGATGCACTTGATGCCGGTGATTTTTATACATTGGATGTAAAAATCGAAGAAATCGCACGGGGTCTTGGACTTGATGCCATTGGTTTGGAACGCAATGTCGAAGCGCTTTCCGGCGGCCAGCGCACGAAACTATTGCTTGCGAAATTGCTTCTTGAAAAACCGAAAGTGCTATTGCTAGATGAGCCTACCAACTATTTGGACGAAGAGCATATCCAGTGGCTCGTCAATTACTTGAAAAACTATCCGCATGCTTTCCTATTGATCTCGCATGATACGGAATTTATGAGCAGCGTAACCGGCGTTATTTTCCATTTGGAATTTTCTCGTTTGAGCCGCTACACTGCGACATATGAAAAATTCATCGAGCTTGCGGAATTGGCGAAGCAGCAGCATTTGGACGCTTATGAAAAACAAGCCGATATGATTAAAAAGACAGAAACGTTCATCGCGAAAAATAAAGCACGCGCCTCTACAACTGGCCGTGCGAAATCCCGTCAGAAGCTGCTTGACCGCATGGACCGCATCGACAAACCGGAAATTGCCGCGAAGCCTCAATTTGGATTCAAAGAGACGCGCAGCCCGAGCCGTTATGTTGTCGAGGCGGAAGAATTGGTGATCGGCTATGACAAGGCGCTTATGCCGCCTTTGTCGTTCATGATTGAACGCGGTGAAAAAATCGCCTTAGTAGGCATGAACGGCGTCGGGAAGTCAACGCTTCTTAAAACGATGCTCGGCAAAGTCAAACCGCTCGATGGTGAAGTCATACTCGGCGAATATTTGACGCCAAGCTATTTTGAACAAGAGGTAAAAGCACCTACCCACACACCGCTTGATGAAATTTGGAACGCTTATCCGAGCATGGAACAAGGCCAAGTGCGAGGAGCCCTTGCCCGTACCGGTTTGAAAAGTGAGCACATCTCACGTTCGATGGCTCAACTGAGCGGTGGCGAGCAAGCGAAAGTCCGCCTATGCAAATTGATGCTTGAAGAAAGCAACTGGCTGTTATTCGATGAGCCGACAAACCACTTGGACATCGACGCGAAAGCGGAATTGAAGCGCGCCATGCAAGCTTACAAAGGAACAATCGTCCTTGTCAGCCACGAACCTGAATTTTATGAAGGCTTGGCAACAAAAGTATGGGACGTTGAAGAATGGATTAATGCCGGCAAACAGCCGCAAGAACAAAAATAA